One genomic region from Microcystis panniformis FACHB-1757 encodes:
- the dusB gene encoding tRNA dihydrouridine synthase DusB, whose protein sequence is MAIYSSPLKIGNLAVHSRVLQSPLSGVTDLVFRRLVRRFAPDSMLYTEMVNATEISQLQELPQLMVIGDKEQPISMQLFDCRPDFMAVAAEKAVKEGAMTIDINMGCPVNKITKKGGGSSLLRQPEIAEQIVREVVRAVSVPVTVKTRLGWNAQEINIIDFARRLEDAGAQMLTLHARTREQGYHGPADWQWIKRVKEVLSIPVIANGDIVSVEAAINCLEFTRADGVMCSRGTLGYPYLVGEIDYYLKTGKKLPQPTSIDLLNLAKEHLQGLWLYKGQRGIWQARKHLAWYCQDFTGAAVWRDRFSRIESLGEGCDLIDGAIAQLNLENENIYR, encoded by the coding sequence ATGGCTATCTACTCATCCCCTCTCAAAATCGGTAATTTAGCAGTGCATAGCCGCGTCTTGCAATCACCTTTATCTGGTGTCACCGATTTAGTTTTTCGGCGCTTGGTGAGACGCTTTGCTCCTGATTCGATGCTCTATACGGAGATGGTTAATGCGACAGAAATCTCCCAGCTGCAAGAGTTACCGCAATTGATGGTTATCGGGGACAAAGAACAACCAATTAGTATGCAATTATTTGATTGCCGTCCCGATTTTATGGCTGTGGCGGCGGAAAAAGCGGTTAAAGAAGGAGCGATGACCATCGATATTAATATGGGTTGTCCCGTTAATAAAATTACTAAAAAAGGCGGCGGTTCTTCCCTTTTACGACAGCCAGAAATTGCCGAGCAAATTGTTAGGGAAGTGGTGAGAGCGGTATCGGTGCCAGTAACGGTGAAAACTCGCTTGGGATGGAACGCTCAAGAGATTAATATTATCGATTTTGCCCGTCGTTTGGAAGATGCGGGAGCGCAAATGTTGACCCTGCACGCACGCACTAGGGAACAGGGTTATCACGGGCCAGCCGATTGGCAATGGATTAAACGGGTGAAGGAGGTTTTATCGATTCCTGTCATCGCTAATGGTGATATTGTTTCTGTGGAAGCGGCGATTAATTGTTTGGAATTTACTCGGGCCGATGGGGTGATGTGTTCGCGGGGAACCCTCGGTTATCCCTATTTGGTGGGGGAAATCGATTATTACCTCAAAACAGGCAAAAAGTTGCCGCAACCTACCTCTATTGACCTGTTAAACCTAGCTAAAGAGCATTTACAGGGGCTATGGCTATACAAGGGACAACGCGGTATTTGGCAAGCCAGGAAACATCTGGCTTGGTATTGTCAGGATTTTACTGGTGCGGCGGTTTGGCGCGATCGGTTTTCGCGGATCGAATCTCTGGGGGAGGGCTGTGATTTAATTGATGGAGCTATTGCCCAATTAAACCTTGAAAACGAGAATATTTACAGATAA
- a CDS encoding group I truncated hemoglobin: protein MKTLYEKLGGGAAVDLAVEKFYEKVLADERVQRFFAPTDMQQQKQHQKAFMTYAFGGAEQWNGRPMRDAHKELVAEMGLTDSHFDAIAEDLVATLVELEVTQALIDEVVQIVGSVTHRNDVLNR from the coding sequence ATGAAAACACTGTATGAAAAGCTTGGTGGTGGAGCGGCTGTTGATCTAGCTGTAGAAAAATTTTATGAAAAGGTTTTGGCAGATGAGCGAGTCCAGCGTTTCTTCGCTCCTACAGATATGCAACAACAGAAACAACATCAAAAAGCCTTTATGACCTATGCTTTTGGTGGTGCTGAACAATGGAATGGTCGTCCTATGAGGGATGCACATAAAGAATTAGTGGCTGAGATGGGCTTAACCGATAGCCACTTCGATGCGATCGCTGAGGATTTAGTTGCTACCCTCGTTGAGTTGGAAGTTACTCAAGCCTTAATTGATGAGGTGGTGCAGATTGTAGGTTCTGTTACTCATCGCAATGATGTCTTAAATCGCTAG
- a CDS encoding ParE family toxin-like protein codes for MKSARTKRFRQLFLSLPQRVQETAKKNYEIWKENPFHPSLEFKEVKPREKIWSVRVGIGWRALGIKKSDEEKIVWFWVGSHSEYDKILGKN; via the coding sequence ATGAAGTCAGCCAGAACCAAGAGGTTTCGTCAACTTTTTCTCAGTTTGCCGCAAAGGGTACAAGAAACAGCCAAGAAAAATTACGAGATTTGGAAAGAAAATCCATTTCACCCCAGCCTAGAGTTCAAAGAGGTGAAACCAAGAGAAAAAATCTGGTCAGTCAGAGTCGGCATTGGATGGCGAGCATTAGGGATTAAGAAGTCAGACGAAGAAAAGATAGTTTGGTTCTGGGTTGGGTCGCACTCCGAGTATGACAAGATTCTAGGTAAGAATTAG
- a CDS encoding IS30 family transposase codes for MEQRNLLYQLSQEGNLSQRQMAVWLGCHQSTISRELKRNQSSLGCYLPDTAQAQSETRRKNAKQPFKNVSESALELVKKGLKDYHSPEQIAGRLKKASQESLSHETIYQMIYQNYHGCGEYQKYLRRGLCQRKSRGGAKSKRGGIPGRVDISERPVIADQKTEIGHWESDTMIGGNHLGVLVTHVDKASKFLGAGLAKNKTASEINRVTEKLFQEIHPDQRKTFTCDNGKEFCGHQELSQKLGADFYFATPYHSWERGLNEHTNGLLRQFFPKGTNFKIVKPEEVERAVNLINNRPRKCLDYRTPNEVFYKGRSDSDAIQT; via the coding sequence ATAGAACAAAGAAACTTGCTCTACCAACTTAGTCAGGAGGGAAATTTATCTCAACGGCAAATGGCCGTCTGGCTCGGATGTCATCAAAGCACAATATCACGGGAATTAAAAAGGAATCAAAGTTCCCTTGGCTGCTATCTACCTGACACAGCACAAGCTCAAAGCGAGACAAGGCGAAAAAATGCCAAACAACCCTTTAAAAATGTCAGCGAGTCAGCCTTAGAGTTGGTAAAAAAAGGATTGAAAGATTATCATAGCCCCGAACAAATAGCAGGTCGTCTGAAAAAAGCCAGTCAAGAATCTCTCAGTCACGAAACCATCTATCAAATGATCTATCAGAACTATCACGGATGTGGAGAGTACCAGAAATATTTACGCCGGGGGCTTTGTCAAAGAAAGAGTCGAGGCGGAGCAAAAAGTAAGCGTGGAGGGATTCCAGGGCGTGTAGATATCAGCGAGCGACCAGTAATTGCTGACCAGAAAACTGAAATCGGTCATTGGGAAAGTGACACAATGATTGGAGGCAATCATCTAGGAGTTCTCGTTACTCATGTAGATAAAGCCTCGAAATTTTTAGGAGCAGGATTAGCCAAAAACAAAACCGCATCGGAAATCAATAGAGTCACAGAAAAACTTTTTCAAGAGATTCACCCTGACCAAAGAAAAACCTTTACTTGTGACAACGGCAAAGAATTTTGTGGACATCAAGAGTTGAGTCAGAAACTAGGAGCAGATTTTTATTTTGCTACTCCTTATCATTCGTGGGAGAGGGGATTAAACGAGCATACCAATGGACTGTTAAGACAATTTTTCCCCAAGGGAACGAATTTTAAAATCGTTAAGCCAGAGGAGGTGGAAAGAGCCGTAAACTTGATTAACAATCGTCCTCGAAAATGTCTTGACTATCGTACCCCGAATGAGGTATTCTATAAAGGTAGATCAGATAGTGATGCAATTCAGACTTGA
- a CDS encoding IS630 family transposase, giving the protein MINLEFTEEEKNSLYYERFHHPHPRVQLKMEVLWLKSQKIPHQKICQLAGISPNTLLTYLRDEQEGGIEKLKEINFYRPKSELEFQKETLKKYFEKNPPATINEAVYRIEELTGIKRSPTQVRKFLKSMGMKCLKVGSLPSKADPDEQEDYKEKKLEPRLNEAKEGKRAVFFVDAAHFVMGAFLGFVWCFERLFVKSPSGRKRFNVLGALNAITHEVILVTYETYITATQVCELRSKIAALGLMIPITLVLDNARYQKCKIVEELALSLSIELLYLPSYSPNLNLIERLWKLVKKKCLYGKYYENFSDFSSAIYECLNDAHLKHKKELDSLLTLRFQKFNKSQIMNV; this is encoded by the coding sequence ATGATTAACCTAGAATTCACGGAAGAAGAAAAGAACTCACTGTATTATGAAAGATTTCATCATCCCCATCCCCGGGTTCAACTGAAGATGGAAGTTCTCTGGTTAAAAAGCCAAAAGATACCGCACCAAAAAATTTGTCAGTTAGCAGGAATCTCGCCAAATACCTTATTAACCTATCTTCGAGATGAGCAAGAGGGCGGAATAGAAAAATTAAAAGAAATCAACTTCTATCGCCCTAAAAGTGAATTAGAGTTTCAAAAAGAAACCCTCAAAAAATACTTCGAGAAAAATCCACCAGCCACAATAAATGAAGCTGTATATAGGATAGAAGAATTGACGGGAATAAAACGAAGTCCTACCCAAGTGAGAAAATTTTTAAAATCAATGGGAATGAAATGTTTAAAAGTAGGTTCTCTTCCTTCTAAAGCTGACCCAGATGAACAAGAGGACTACAAAGAAAAAAAGCTAGAACCCAGACTAAATGAGGCAAAAGAAGGAAAAAGGGCTGTTTTTTTTGTTGATGCCGCTCACTTCGTCATGGGAGCATTTCTCGGTTTTGTTTGGTGTTTTGAGAGACTTTTTGTTAAGTCACCGAGCGGGCGTAAACGCTTCAATGTTTTAGGAGCATTAAATGCAATAACTCATGAAGTTATTCTGGTAACATATGAAACTTATATTACGGCAACTCAAGTCTGTGAACTCCGCTCAAAAATAGCTGCTTTAGGACTAATGATTCCCATCACTCTAGTCTTAGATAATGCCCGCTATCAAAAATGTAAAATTGTTGAAGAATTGGCTCTTTCTTTGTCAATAGAGCTGCTCTATCTGCCGTCTTATTCACCTAATCTAAATTTAATTGAAAGGCTGTGGAAATTGGTCAAAAAGAAATGTTTATATGGTAAATATTATGAAAACTTTTCTGACTTTTCTTCAGCCATTTATGAATGTTTGAATGATGCCCATTTGAAACATAAAAAAGAACTGGATTCCTTGCTGACTCTACGATTTCAGAAGTTTAATAAATCTCAGATTATGAACGTCTAA
- a CDS encoding serine/threonine-protein kinase, whose translation MNLVLLNNRYQIVSTLARGGFGETYIAIDTNMPSQRRCVIKKLQPAIQSEGMPEWLKERFQKEASVLEELGEQNRQIPRLYGYFAQDNHFYLVQEWIEGETLTQKQQRQGNLSSSAVQTILENLLPVLDFIHSRRIIHRDVKPDNIILRNSDNLPILIDFGVMKEAVATLLDPTGKSAYSIALGTPGYMASEQAAGRPVFSSDLYSLGLTAIFLLTGKTPQYLETDSRTGEILWRQEAENVNPNLAMVIDRAIRFHPRDRFATAREMLAALAEISPDLSTQPTIAVSPHSPRLKSSTPPKPTVSPTVVIQTNSGEKKNPWLWILLIFTVTIGAFVLGYRGFMALLPKNEEIEPAPTPEPSPSPEIIPPPSQDFPPIRRPSRQRTPIYSPTPTPSPTPTPEVIPSPEATPELTPSPTPEEVIPIPVPLPETDPSPQVSPLPSPSPSPSPSPSPVPEVINPPVNEDKIEPIAPPVLSPSPPEENSN comes from the coding sequence ATGAATCTAGTGCTTTTAAACAATCGCTACCAAATTGTTAGTACCCTTGCTAGGGGGGGATTTGGGGAAACTTATATCGCCATCGATACGAATATGCCTTCTCAACGGCGCTGTGTGATTAAAAAATTGCAGCCGGCCATTCAAAGTGAGGGGATGCCAGAATGGTTAAAAGAACGTTTTCAGAAAGAAGCAAGCGTTTTAGAGGAATTGGGGGAACAAAATCGTCAAATACCCCGTTTATACGGTTATTTTGCCCAAGATAATCACTTCTATCTGGTGCAGGAATGGATTGAAGGGGAGACACTAACCCAAAAACAGCAACGACAGGGAAATTTATCCTCTTCAGCAGTGCAGACGATTTTGGAGAATTTACTGCCTGTTCTCGATTTTATTCACAGTCGCCGCATTATTCACCGGGATGTGAAACCCGATAATATTATCTTAAGAAATAGTGATAATTTGCCCATTTTAATCGATTTTGGGGTAATGAAAGAGGCAGTCGCCACCTTACTCGATCCTACGGGAAAAAGTGCCTATTCGATCGCCCTTGGCACCCCCGGTTATATGGCTTCAGAACAGGCTGCCGGAAGACCAGTCTTTTCTAGTGACCTTTATAGCTTAGGCTTAACGGCGATTTTTTTATTAACGGGAAAAACTCCCCAATATCTAGAAACTGACTCGCGCACGGGGGAAATTCTCTGGCGACAGGAGGCAGAAAATGTTAATCCTAATTTAGCTATGGTAATCGATCGAGCGATCCGTTTTCATCCCCGCGATCGGTTTGCCACTGCTAGGGAAATGTTGGCAGCTTTGGCAGAAATATCCCCGGATTTGTCCACCCAACCGACTATCGCGGTTTCTCCCCATAGTCCCCGATTAAAGTCCTCTACACCCCCAAAACCAACCGTCTCCCCCACTGTGGTTATTCAAACCAATTCTGGGGAAAAAAAGAATCCTTGGCTGTGGATTTTGCTGATTTTTACGGTGACAATTGGGGCTTTTGTCCTAGGATATCGGGGATTTATGGCTCTTTTACCCAAAAATGAGGAAATTGAACCAGCACCAACCCCCGAACCTTCTCCTAGTCCTGAAATCATTCCTCCTCCCTCCCAAGATTTTCCCCCTATCCGACGACCTTCTCGTCAACGGACTCCCATTTATTCCCCGACTCCCACTCCATCCCCGACTCCTACCCCAGAGGTGATTCCTAGTCCAGAAGCGACTCCAGAATTAACTCCTAGTCCCACCCCAGAAGAAGTAATTCCTATTCCTGTTCCCCTTCCTGAAACAGATCCAAGTCCTCAAGTTTCTCCCCTTCCTTCCCCTTCTCCTTCCCCTTCCCCTTCCCCTTCTCCTGTTCCAGAGGTGATTAATCCCCCAGTTAATGAGGATAAAATTGAACCGATCGCTCCTCCGGTTTTATCACCTTCTCCTCCTGAAGAAAATAGTAATTAA
- a CDS encoding transposase, whose protein sequence is MKTENRIFSQVYSYLEQGSRFVDKRHLTVLSWMVTALLSSQSLNQARWEPFVQSRAEQANSYQRRWNRFCQNGRVAVEKIYIPLILKAIETWKEKGERLYLAIDTTLLWNQYCFVYLAVVCGGRAVPLMWMGLEHGSASLAFEKYEPLLDRAKGYLQGFENVMLLADRGFANQQLIQWLRKNTWHWCLRLPCDTLIYGVRRRGFGYEVRELYPPKRQACFDRNVQVWQEARITAHLALASVPGVKDNWAILSDEPPTLDTFWQYGLRFPIEHLFQGQ, encoded by the coding sequence ATGAAAACCGAGAACAGAATCTTCTCCCAAGTTTATTCCTATCTAGAACAAGGAAGCCGATTTGTGGATAAAAGACATTTAACCGTCCTCAGTTGGATGGTGACAGCCCTACTCAGTAGTCAAAGTCTCAATCAAGCCAGATGGGAACCCTTTGTACAAAGCAGAGCCGAACAAGCCAATAGTTATCAGAGACGGTGGAATCGCTTTTGCCAGAATGGAAGAGTAGCGGTGGAAAAGATATACATCCCCTTAATATTGAAAGCCATCGAGACTTGGAAGGAGAAGGGGGAAAGACTGTATCTAGCAATAGATACCACTCTGTTGTGGAATCAATACTGCTTTGTCTATCTAGCGGTGGTCTGCGGGGGGAGAGCCGTCCCCTTGATGTGGATGGGATTAGAACATGGTAGTGCCAGCCTAGCTTTTGAGAAATACGAACCCTTGTTGGACAGAGCCAAAGGCTATCTTCAGGGCTTTGAGAATGTCATGCTGTTAGCCGACCGAGGCTTTGCCAATCAGCAATTAATTCAATGGCTCAGGAAAAATACTTGGCATTGGTGTCTTCGCTTACCTTGCGATACCCTCATTTACGGTGTTCGCCGTCGGGGTTTTGGCTATGAGGTCAGAGAACTCTATCCTCCCAAACGGCAAGCCTGCTTTGATCGCAACGTTCAAGTCTGGCAGGAGGCTAGAATCACTGCTCATCTTGCTTTAGCCTCTGTTCCAGGGGTTAAGGATAATTGGGCAATTCTGAGCGATGAACCTCCTACCCTTGACACCTTCTGGCAGTATGGTCTTCGTTTTCCCATTGAACATCTCTTTCAAGGGCAGTAA
- a CDS encoding AbrB/MazE/SpoVT family DNA-binding domain-containing protein — protein MLLKIIQIGNSQGITIPQAIMEQCELTDEVEAIVEGKKIILSAKKKVREGWTELFDDEPLEAELQDWLGVENEFEPENLW, from the coding sequence ATGTTGCTGAAAATCATACAAATCGGCAATTCTCAAGGAATTACAATTCCTCAAGCGATTATGGAACAGTGCGAACTCACTGATGAAGTCGAAGCGATAGTCGAAGGTAAAAAAATTATTCTGAGTGCTAAAAAGAAGGTGAGAGAGGGGTGGACTGAATTGTTTGATGACGAACCGCTCGAAGCAGAGTTACAGGATTGGTTAGGAGTGGAAAACGAGTTCGAGCCAGAAAATCTATGGTAG
- a CDS encoding type II toxin-antitoxin system PemK/MazF family toxin, whose amino-acid sequence MVERFTVVLVELDPTRGSELQKTRPCVIMRYD is encoded by the coding sequence ATGGTAGAAAGATTTACTGTGGTTCTAGTGGAACTCGATCCGACTAGGGGTTCCGAACTGCAAAAAACCCGACCTTGTGTCATTATGAGATATGATTGA
- a CDS encoding type II toxin-antitoxin system VapC family toxin, translated as MTQYLLDTNILLRAADTSSATYSLANNVITQIVETANECVIIPQVLIEFWVVATRPLDVNGLGWTPAQATNYVNDLLDNFTLIAETPDIFPLWFQLVTIYNIKGKRTHDIRLLAVMKASNITHLLTFNPDDFIPIPNITIVHPQDFINSQ; from the coding sequence ATGACTCAATATTTACTGGATACTAACATTTTGCTTCGGGCGGCTGATACGTCTTCAGCAACTTATTCTCTTGCTAATAATGTAATTACTCAAATCGTTGAAACAGCTAATGAATGTGTTATTATTCCTCAAGTTTTAATTGAATTTTGGGTAGTTGCAACCCGCCCCCTTGATGTTAATGGTTTAGGTTGGACTCCAGCACAAGCTACAAATTATGTCAATGATTTATTAGATAACTTTACATTAATTGCAGAAACGCCGGATATTTTTCCCCTTTGGTTTCAATTAGTCACCATCTACAACATTAAAGGAAAACGCACTCATGATATTAGGCTTCTTGCTGTTATGAAAGCTTCTAACATTACCCATTTATTAACCTTTAATCCTGATGACTTTATCCCTATTCCCAATATTACCATCGTTCATCCTCAAGATTTCATTAATTCCCAATAA
- a CDS encoding type II toxin-antitoxin system RelE family toxin yields MADYILLRQAERSLERMPKNDQIRLLEALDTLISDSTKLDIKPLYGRDELRLRVGKYRVLFFEDRDNNL; encoded by the coding sequence TTGGCTGATTATATTCTACTTAGACAAGCAGAACGCTCCTTAGAAAGGATGCCTAAAAATGATCAAATTCGTCTTCTTGAAGCTTTGGATACTTTGATTTCGGATTCTACAAAATTAGATATTAAACCCCTTTACGGAAGAGATGAACTAAGATTGCGAGTAGGTAAGTATCGAGTGTTGTTTTTTGAAGATAGAGACAACAATCTATAG